In Macadamia integrifolia cultivar HAES 741 chromosome 5, SCU_Mint_v3, whole genome shotgun sequence, a single window of DNA contains:
- the LOC122080014 gene encoding putative disease resistance RPP13-like protein 1 isoform X1, producing the protein MHQSLCNAEESSTSIFHFCVTCGSRSPFAVAEEKQVSNPAVKNWLDDLQQVAYDAEDIMDEYEAEDQLSKLAVLETQTDTNQVLNRISTSFTSTVSAFNNSQDKASRIRDITERLEDLAKQMNVLHLRKRIGGKGKGNIVAYRPATSSMVDEFLVYGRESDKNKIVHELLLTEEGPVRRNVVGALPIVGMGGLGKTTLAQLVYNDERVVNHFELKAWVGVSEEFDLERITKSILESATKVPSNLKDLDPLQHKLRETLTGKRFLIVLDDVWNEKPNFWHMLKVPFKVGKQGSKIMVTTRSKLVSSIMRTVPDHDLEGLANEDCWSLFRQRAFAGRDPNAHQNLQEIGEGIVKKCKGLPLAAEALGELLHSKVNEHYWRYILKCEIWDLPEEKTNIMPTLRMSYAHLSANVKRCFAYCSIFQKGYQFRKEDLVLLWMAEGFVQSKGSARMEDIGCEYFDDLLFRSFFQQSSADGSQYVMHDLIHDLAVSVSGEICSRFGAKNNDQYCKISTSTRHLSLSTPVGEGINFEVLYSAKNLRTFLLHSGYMLAYNRQVSHVISKLRYLRVLCLHGFHKLVLPDSIGMLIHLRYLNFQHTCIEYFPASIGKLYNLQTLILGACKNCSSRAGTHVVLPEDITNLINLRHFQVICRPEIYFLGGMPCGIGRLTSLQTLTHFVVGKKGAKLQDLKNLRHIEGELCILQLENIGSSNEAIGANLKEKKLLETLWLGWSPIRKLRDDERETLEFLEPHMGLKKLRIVCYSGGVLPRWTVALPNLVKLELVNCVRVEVVPPLGQLPSLKHLMMSGMNGIKHVGREFYGDGSVKGFPSLETLEFRSMAKWEEWFGGDGNEFPHLHKLEISSCHKWRGFSFRIPALNALDVRDSGSLTSLEDQRIQSLNCGSESEDMFPCLHELQIYFCPIREILSDMRHCPSLKRLTLFHCHDLESLQPQGLPPTLTYLKLKNCDILQYLPEEGLPPVLTHLEISNCPFLEESCEKENGQDWTKISHIPSIMINHEFVT; encoded by the exons ATGCATCAATCTCTCTGCAATGCGGAGGAATCTTCAACATCCATCTTTCATTTCTGTGTTACTTGTGGTTCCCGATCTCCATTTGCAGTTGCAG AGGAGAAGCAAGTAAGCAATCCAGCTGTGAAGAACTGGCTAGATGACCTCCAGCAGGTCGCTTATGATGCTGAAGATATCATGGACGAGTATGAAGCTGAAGATCAGTTATCAAAATTAGCTGTGCTGGAAACTCAGACCGACACAAATCAGGTGTTGAACCGCATCTCTACCTCTTTCACTTCTACTGTTTCTGCATTCAATAATAGTCAAGACAAGGCAAGCAGGATAAGAGATATCACAGAGAGATTAGAAGACCTAGCAAAACAAATGAATGTGCTCCATTTGAGGAAGCGAATtggagggaaagggaaagggaacaTAGTTGCATATAGACCTGCAACGAGTTCTATGGTTGATGAATTTCTTGTTTATGGTCGAGAGAGTGACAAGAACAAGATAGTTCATGAGTTGCTATTGACAGAAGAAGGACCAGTCCGACGAAATGTGGTGGGTGCGCTCCCCATAGTAGGAATGGGGGGCTTGGGTAAGACAACTCTTGCTCAATTAGTTTACAATGATGAGAGGGTGGTGAATCATTTTGAGTTAAAAGCATGGGTGGGGGTGTCagaagagtttgatttggaGAGGATCACAAAATCAATTCTGGAGTCTGCAACTAAAGTGCCTTCTAATCTCAAGGATCTAGATCCACTCCAACATAAGTTAAGAGAAACGTTAACCGGGAAAAGGTTTTTAATTGTTCTAGATGACGTATGGAACGAAAAACCCAACTTCTGGCATATGTTGAAGGTTCCCTTTAAGGTTGGGAAACAAGGAAGCAAAATCATGGTAACCACAAGAAGCAAGCTGGTTTCATCAATAATGCGTACAGTTCCAGATCATGATCTTGAGGGTTTGGCAAATGAAGATTGTTGGTCATTGTTTCGTCAGCGAGCTTTTGCTGGTAGAGATCCCAATGCACATCAAAATTTGCAAGAAATTGGTGAAGGAATTGTGAAAAAATGTAAAGGATTGCCCCTTGCAGCAGAGGCACTTGGAGAGCTCCTCCATTCTAAAGTTAACGAACATTATTGGAGGTACATCTTAAAATGTGAAATATGGGATTTACCAGAAGAGAAAACCAATATTATGCCTACTCTGAGAATGAGCTATGCTCATCTCTCTGCAAATGTAAAGCGTTGTTTTGCTTATTGTTCCATTTTTCAAAAGGGGTACCAGTTTAGAAAGGAGGACTTAGTCTTGTTGTGGATGGCTGAAGGCTTTGTGCAAAGCAAAGGAAGTGCCCGGATGGAGGACATTGGCTGTGAGTACTTTGATGATTTACTCTTCAGATCTTTTTTTCAACAATCAAGTGCTGATGGATCACAGTATGTAATGCATGACCTTATTCATGATTTAGCAGTATCTGTCTCAGGGGAGATTTGTTCTAGATTTGGGGCAAAGAACAATGACCAGTATTGTAAAATTTCTACAAGTACTCGTCATTTATCACTCTCCACTCCAGTTGGTGAAGGAATAAATTTTGAGGTCTTATATAGTGCTAAGAATCTGCGAACATTTCTTCTACACTCGGGGTATATGCTTGCCTACAATCGACAGGTCTCTCATGTAATTTCTAAATTGAGGTACTTGCGTGTTTTGTGCTTGCATGGATTCCACAAGCTTGTGTTGCCTGATTCTATTGGGATGTTAATACACCTGCGGTACCTCAACTTCCAGCATACTTGCATTGAATACTTTCCAGCATCAATTGGTAAACTCTACAATTTACAAACATTAATTCTTGGTGCATGTAAAAATTGTTCTAGTCGTGCTGGCACACATGTTGTCTTACCTGAAGACATAACCAATCTAATTAATCTTCGACATTTTCAAGTGATCTGCAGGCCTGAGATCTACTTTCTAGGGGGAATGCCATGTGGTATTGGGAGATTAACTAGCCTCCAAACATTAACTCACTTTGTTGTGGGCAAGAAGGGTGCAAAGTTGCAAGATTTGAAGAACCTCAGGCACATCGAAGGAGAATTATGCATTTTACAGCTTGAAAATATAGGCAGTTCTAATGAGGCTATAGGGGCCAATTTGAAGGAAAAGAAACTTCTTGAAACATTATGGTTAGGATGGAGTCCCATCCGAAAACTAAGAGATGATGAAAGGGAAACACTTGAATTCCTAGAACCACATATGGGACTGAAAAAGCTGAGAATTGTTTGCTATTCTGGTGGAGTGTTGCCAAGGTGGACAGTAGCCTTACCCAATCTTGTGAAGTTGGAACTTGTAAACTGTGTAAGAGTCGAGGTCGTCCCTCCTCTTGGACAGTTACCTTCACTCAAACATCTAATGATGTCTGGTATGAATGGCATAAAGCACGTGGGGAGGGAGTTTTATGGGGATGGAAGTGTTAAGGGTTTTCCATCACTGGAGACTTTAGAATTCAGAAGTATGGCCAAGTGGGAAGAATGGTTTGGAGGAGATGGAAATGAGTTTCCTCACCTTCACAAACTTGAGATTTCCAGCTGCCATAAATGGAGGGGATTCTCCTTCCGGATTCCTGCTCTAAATGCATTGGATGTAAGAGATTCTGGAAGTTTAACTTCTCTTGAAGATCAGAGGATCCAGTCTCTCAATTGTGGCAGTGAGTCTGAAGACATGTTTCCTTGCCTTCACGAACTTCAGATATATTTTTGTCCCATAAGGGAAATCTTGTCTGATATGCGGCATTGTCCAAGCCTTAAACGTCTAACCCTCTTTCACTGTCATGATCTGGAGTCTCTGCAACCCCAGGGTTTACCACCTACTCTTACTTACTTGAAACTAAAGAATTGTGACATACTCCAATACTTGCCAGAAGAGGGGCTACCTCCCGTGCTTACTCATCTTGAGATCTCAAATTGTCCTTTTCTAGAGGAATCATGTGAAAAAGAGAATGGACAAGATTGGACCAAGATATCTCATATACCCAGCATAATGATTAATCATGAGTTTGTCACTTGA
- the LOC122080014 gene encoding putative disease resistance RPP13-like protein 1 isoform X2, producing MHQSLCNAEESSTSIFHFCVTCGSRSPFAVAEEKQVSNPAVKNWLDDLQQVAYDAEDIMDEYEAEDQLSKLAVLETQTDTNQVLNRISTSFTSTVSAFNNSQDKASRIRDITERLEDLAKQMNVLHLRKRIGGKGKGNIVAYRPATSSMVDEFLVYGRESDKNKIVHELLLTEEGPVRRNVVGALPIVGMGGLGKTTLAQLVYNDERVVNHFELKAWVGVSEEFDLERITKSILESATKVPSNLKDLDPLQHKLRETLTGKRFLIVLDDVWNEKPNFWHMLKVPFKVGKQGSKIMVTTRSKLVSSIMRTVPDHDLEGLANEDCWSLFRQRAFAGRDPNAHQNLQEIGEGIVKKCKGLPLAAEALGELLHSKVNEHYWRYILKCEIWDLPEEKTNIMPTLRMSYAHLSANVKRCFAYCSIFQKGYQFRKEDLVLLWMAEGFVQSKGSARMEDIGCEYFDDLLFRSFFQQSSADGSQYVMHDLIHDLAVSVSGEICSRFGAKNNDQYCKISTSTRHLSLSTPVGEGINFEVLYSAKNLRTFLLHSGYMLAYNRQVSHVISKLRYLRVLCLHGFHKLVLPDSIGMLIHLRYLNFQHTCIEYFPASIVICRPEIYFLGGMPCGIGRLTSLQTLTHFVVGKKGAKLQDLKNLRHIEGELCILQLENIGSSNEAIGANLKEKKLLETLWLGWSPIRKLRDDERETLEFLEPHMGLKKLRIVCYSGGVLPRWTVALPNLVKLELVNCVRVEVVPPLGQLPSLKHLMMSGMNGIKHVGREFYGDGSVKGFPSLETLEFRSMAKWEEWFGGDGNEFPHLHKLEISSCHKWRGFSFRIPALNALDVRDSGSLTSLEDQRIQSLNCGSESEDMFPCLHELQIYFCPIREILSDMRHCPSLKRLTLFHCHDLESLQPQGLPPTLTYLKLKNCDILQYLPEEGLPPVLTHLEISNCPFLEESCEKENGQDWTKISHIPSIMINHEFVT from the exons ATGCATCAATCTCTCTGCAATGCGGAGGAATCTTCAACATCCATCTTTCATTTCTGTGTTACTTGTGGTTCCCGATCTCCATTTGCAGTTGCAG AGGAGAAGCAAGTAAGCAATCCAGCTGTGAAGAACTGGCTAGATGACCTCCAGCAGGTCGCTTATGATGCTGAAGATATCATGGACGAGTATGAAGCTGAAGATCAGTTATCAAAATTAGCTGTGCTGGAAACTCAGACCGACACAAATCAGGTGTTGAACCGCATCTCTACCTCTTTCACTTCTACTGTTTCTGCATTCAATAATAGTCAAGACAAGGCAAGCAGGATAAGAGATATCACAGAGAGATTAGAAGACCTAGCAAAACAAATGAATGTGCTCCATTTGAGGAAGCGAATtggagggaaagggaaagggaacaTAGTTGCATATAGACCTGCAACGAGTTCTATGGTTGATGAATTTCTTGTTTATGGTCGAGAGAGTGACAAGAACAAGATAGTTCATGAGTTGCTATTGACAGAAGAAGGACCAGTCCGACGAAATGTGGTGGGTGCGCTCCCCATAGTAGGAATGGGGGGCTTGGGTAAGACAACTCTTGCTCAATTAGTTTACAATGATGAGAGGGTGGTGAATCATTTTGAGTTAAAAGCATGGGTGGGGGTGTCagaagagtttgatttggaGAGGATCACAAAATCAATTCTGGAGTCTGCAACTAAAGTGCCTTCTAATCTCAAGGATCTAGATCCACTCCAACATAAGTTAAGAGAAACGTTAACCGGGAAAAGGTTTTTAATTGTTCTAGATGACGTATGGAACGAAAAACCCAACTTCTGGCATATGTTGAAGGTTCCCTTTAAGGTTGGGAAACAAGGAAGCAAAATCATGGTAACCACAAGAAGCAAGCTGGTTTCATCAATAATGCGTACAGTTCCAGATCATGATCTTGAGGGTTTGGCAAATGAAGATTGTTGGTCATTGTTTCGTCAGCGAGCTTTTGCTGGTAGAGATCCCAATGCACATCAAAATTTGCAAGAAATTGGTGAAGGAATTGTGAAAAAATGTAAAGGATTGCCCCTTGCAGCAGAGGCACTTGGAGAGCTCCTCCATTCTAAAGTTAACGAACATTATTGGAGGTACATCTTAAAATGTGAAATATGGGATTTACCAGAAGAGAAAACCAATATTATGCCTACTCTGAGAATGAGCTATGCTCATCTCTCTGCAAATGTAAAGCGTTGTTTTGCTTATTGTTCCATTTTTCAAAAGGGGTACCAGTTTAGAAAGGAGGACTTAGTCTTGTTGTGGATGGCTGAAGGCTTTGTGCAAAGCAAAGGAAGTGCCCGGATGGAGGACATTGGCTGTGAGTACTTTGATGATTTACTCTTCAGATCTTTTTTTCAACAATCAAGTGCTGATGGATCACAGTATGTAATGCATGACCTTATTCATGATTTAGCAGTATCTGTCTCAGGGGAGATTTGTTCTAGATTTGGGGCAAAGAACAATGACCAGTATTGTAAAATTTCTACAAGTACTCGTCATTTATCACTCTCCACTCCAGTTGGTGAAGGAATAAATTTTGAGGTCTTATATAGTGCTAAGAATCTGCGAACATTTCTTCTACACTCGGGGTATATGCTTGCCTACAATCGACAGGTCTCTCATGTAATTTCTAAATTGAGGTACTTGCGTGTTTTGTGCTTGCATGGATTCCACAAGCTTGTGTTGCCTGATTCTATTGGGATGTTAATACACCTGCGGTACCTCAACTTCCAGCATACTTGCATTGAATACTTTCCAGCATCAATTG TGATCTGCAGGCCTGAGATCTACTTTCTAGGGGGAATGCCATGTGGTATTGGGAGATTAACTAGCCTCCAAACATTAACTCACTTTGTTGTGGGCAAGAAGGGTGCAAAGTTGCAAGATTTGAAGAACCTCAGGCACATCGAAGGAGAATTATGCATTTTACAGCTTGAAAATATAGGCAGTTCTAATGAGGCTATAGGGGCCAATTTGAAGGAAAAGAAACTTCTTGAAACATTATGGTTAGGATGGAGTCCCATCCGAAAACTAAGAGATGATGAAAGGGAAACACTTGAATTCCTAGAACCACATATGGGACTGAAAAAGCTGAGAATTGTTTGCTATTCTGGTGGAGTGTTGCCAAGGTGGACAGTAGCCTTACCCAATCTTGTGAAGTTGGAACTTGTAAACTGTGTAAGAGTCGAGGTCGTCCCTCCTCTTGGACAGTTACCTTCACTCAAACATCTAATGATGTCTGGTATGAATGGCATAAAGCACGTGGGGAGGGAGTTTTATGGGGATGGAAGTGTTAAGGGTTTTCCATCACTGGAGACTTTAGAATTCAGAAGTATGGCCAAGTGGGAAGAATGGTTTGGAGGAGATGGAAATGAGTTTCCTCACCTTCACAAACTTGAGATTTCCAGCTGCCATAAATGGAGGGGATTCTCCTTCCGGATTCCTGCTCTAAATGCATTGGATGTAAGAGATTCTGGAAGTTTAACTTCTCTTGAAGATCAGAGGATCCAGTCTCTCAATTGTGGCAGTGAGTCTGAAGACATGTTTCCTTGCCTTCACGAACTTCAGATATATTTTTGTCCCATAAGGGAAATCTTGTCTGATATGCGGCATTGTCCAAGCCTTAAACGTCTAACCCTCTTTCACTGTCATGATCTGGAGTCTCTGCAACCCCAGGGTTTACCACCTACTCTTACTTACTTGAAACTAAAGAATTGTGACATACTCCAATACTTGCCAGAAGAGGGGCTACCTCCCGTGCTTACTCATCTTGAGATCTCAAATTGTCCTTTTCTAGAGGAATCATGTGAAAAAGAGAATGGACAAGATTGGACCAAGATATCTCATATACCCAGCATAATGATTAATCATGAGTTTGTCACTTGA